DNA sequence from the Falco peregrinus isolate bFalPer1 chromosome 1, bFalPer1.pri, whole genome shotgun sequence genome:
TTAGCATGGGTTAAAATGAGCTATGTTCTCCTTTTTCGTGTCCCCATCACATTTTCAGGATCTGCCCCTGAAATGCccacagttttggttttggctaGCAGTGCTCATTCAGTGCTTAGGCAATGCAGAATATATATTCAAAATACCTTGAATAATGTAGAAGCTGCTATCCCTTTTAAAGgacaggagaaagaaagcaggaaagagaCTAAAACAAGCAGTCATGTAGTGGAGAAAGATTTTTACCCTGTACAAGTCCACTGCTGTGTTGACAGCTTTACCATTAAATGTCATCTGTTTGTTGCAAAGGCTGGAGCAgtcagtttttttccccaatgcaTAACTTTTAGATCAAGACCGTAACTGAAACAGTTTTGTCCAGAGTCATGATAGGGCATCAGTGAAAGAACAGAGTAAAAACATCAAGAGtcttgttattttcctttcagggAGGATACACAGCGAAACAAGATTGAACATTCAGCTAAATCTGAATTTTGGGTCTGCTGACCATCAAAACAAGAGTAAAGGTGAGATTCCCAGGCAACTTTTACTCCAGccatcctcctccagctgctcctgatTTCCTGAGTATCACTAGCAGGTGGTGCAGGAGATACTGCCAAGACTCACTGGGAGgatatttttgaaagcattaaaaaaattcccTTGAACTATTCTgagcactgcaggcagcacttTTCTGCCTCAGAAAGGAATGTGGAAACTTGTATTTCCTCACTAAAAGCAAAATGCCACTGCCTATCTCTAGCCCTGCATGAGCCAGCTAAGCCTCAGTGCAGAATAGGCAGTATGAGTTGAATTTTTGCCCCAGGGAAATCAGAGCTAAGTTATTGTTCAGCAGCATCAGGATTTGATTCAGTGTGAATGGGagaaaaatcaaggcaaaaCTGAGATCCCAGCCAGCAATATACTTAAACCCACATCTAAGCTTAAGGTCATGAATAGTCGCAAATCAAATACAAGTACTGCATGTACCGATCTTAAGTGAATAAAAATGGGTTTAGGCATGCACAGTAATAAATTTTAAGAAGGATGATGTTTTAAGTTGCCTAATTCCCCGCAGCATTTTGGAGTTTCTGTTTCTAGTTATCTTAAATATCTACACCATGATGAAGAGAGAGTGGCAAGATCAGCATTGCCGCAGCATGGTGTGGAGCAAGCGGGAGTTTCACTTCCCAGGCCAGCtattctccctctctgctccctgaggGAGTCCTGCTGAAGGGGAAGTTTGCCCCTGTAAGTGTCATATAAGAGAAGCGAGCAACAGTTTTGTATGCCATTTTACACTGAAACATTTGTTTAATACTCAGTGTAATGTAACTTCTAATATAATTACATTAGCTGCCACAAAATACTTAGCTAGTTCTGTTCTCAGTGTCCTGACAGTGAAGTTAATGTAGTGAGTGATATGGTGTTAGCTTCCTCTTTGACCACGTGTCTGTGATGCAAAATCCACTTTTGACAATAAAAGATTATTATATTGCTGGaacttttaataaaagaatatgaaaagacTTCAAGAACCTTCTCTAATCTATTCCTGTTTAACAAGGCAGGATCAGCtttatgttttttgtttttaaaacctttcCATGATAACTCTCTCCAGGAGCTCACTGCAAGACTTCACTGTCCGCACAGTTAACATATTTTCCATCGTTCTCTTGGTCAGTACTTCTCGTCCTGTCCACCATGGACATGAAGAAAAGATGATGGTGTGCAGTGTTAGTTGAATATTTCATAAGCTGAAGAACGCCAGCACGCTTGGCTTTCCTTCACAGGTCCTGTTTTAGAGCCCTCTGTGCACTGCTCTGTGCTACTCTGCACGCTTCTGAATTAGCCCCCATTGTTAGAGCAAAGCCCaaagctgggctccagctgGTGCTTCCTGACAGCTAAAGGAGAGCAAGGGCTCCTCTTCGTGCTCTTTTCCAAAGACCTCCAGCTGTTCTCCAGTTCTTctccagcctgtatttgtgtaGCTGTTCCTTCCTAAGCCTAGCATCTTGTGCTCATCCTTAACACAGTGTACTTCTGTATTTCTCAAGATCCTTTGCAACTCTGGCCCTGCCTTTGCAAGCCATTCTTGCATGGCTTTGCCtccaaatataaaaaatatcctttctggtccattgaaaatattaaataatacaCCAGATCTCATAGAATGTCTGTTACACTGTACTGGTGAACCACTGAGCGTTATTCTCTGAAACACTTTGTACTCGGTCCTTTATAACTTCACGCATACCACGTTTCCTTGGCTTGCTTAGGAGAATGTCCCACCAAAGTCTAACTAACATCAAGACTTACAACTTGAACTGTTTCTCCTCTGTCTGAAAGCCTGTTACCCTGTCATGTAAGGAAATGAGATTGGTTTGACATGATTTGTTCTTGACAAATCCATGTTGACTGTCACTAatcttgttttctcttaaatGCTTACAAATTGTTTATTTGTTCAAGGATTTTTCAGGAAATTGAAGATAAGCTGATGTGTCTATAATTTCCTAACTCCTCCTTCCAATCCtccacttttaaaataagtttccATCCCCACCTTCTACATCCTCCACAGTTTGTAAGGGCACTTACTCCACCAAATATTTCATACTGTAGGGAGACtatcagcaaaagaaaaccagcaactAGCAAAGGACCTTCTAAAAAGATTATCAGACTTCAATGAACAAATATGctaaatgatattttaaatggtTTCAGGTAGATTACTACTGGGTTTTTGAAAAGGCTGTAGTTTTAGTCAGTCTATTGTACAGTTTTTAGCAAGATCACTTAAAGAGAGTGTCACATGACTTTTTAATACACTGGAACTATATTGTCCTTTTGCTTGACAGCTACAAAACAAACTCAACTGAAGTGATCAAACTGAGCCTAAAACTGTTGGTGGCTGTTATTGCAAGAAAGTATGCCTGAATTTCCTGCCAGCGTGCTCCTTTCACACAATAAAGTGGGATGGGTCAGCATGTGTGGGTGAGCAGTTCATGCAAGAAGAACAACATATTGACTTGCTCAAGTGAAAACATCTCCTTGTGCAATACTGAGAGCACCAAACAATGATGGAACGAGCAACCAGCTGGATGAGAAAGCCAAACATGCATAATTCTCACAGCACTTTCCCTTCTGTGCCAGGGACTGTTTTCAGTGGAGTTGGGTCTATATACACCAGCTGAGATCCTAGCTACCGACTTAGCTTTGCAGCCACACATTGAGCTTTCCTGTACATTACATTTGCAGTTGCACGTTGAACCCTTCCTTCTCTGTGCCTTTTCAATAGAAGGTTGGGAAGAGCTGTCTCCAGCTATTCACAGTGTGGCAcatcattttaaattaatcattcCCCATTAGCTTTGCAGGCCAGATGCCAGACATAGTGGAATCAATCCTCTATGAAATCACCTCTAAATAagcatctctgctctgaagtACATTTTCATTGGGTTTCTAAGCACACATCAAGCCCAGGTTCAACAGAAAGGTGGGGAGATTCCCTCTGCTCTTTCcggttttttccccccaatacTACTGAGGGCTGCTGTGTCCCATGGGACTGGGAGAAGTGTGAGGAATCTTGGCAGAGtagcaaagacagaaagaaactcTTCCTGAAAAGCTCAAGAGCTCCTTACTAGAAGGAGCATTCTTGAATTACGTTACCAACACACCTTTTACTCCTCCTGCTGAGTCATGATTTCTTACTGCCATTGACAGTAGACACAGGAAAGAGAAGTCAGCTCCCAGTTAGTTATCAGAAAGTCACACGATTATACCTAtaatagggggaaaaaaaggtaagaccaagaaatgtaataaatattgTCATGATTGACTCATACTTCGCAgatttctgtggatttttttttaacctggcaAACCTCTCTCATTGTCGTTTCACACTTGGTTTCAACATAGCTACAAAGATGGAGATGGCAATTCTGATGCTGTATTGATCTTGATGCTACAAGTCCTTGTCTCACCCGGAGAAAAATGTTATCCTCCCAGGGACTGCTGTCAGAAGAGATGCAGGCAGTGACTTTTGTATCTTCCTCTGGTAAAATACACTTGGTTTATGGCCCAGGGTCGCTGCTGTGGGAATTGCAGAGACGCTGGAGTGCTGTACAACACTACCCCCTTGTGATTTCTCTTGTTACAACACTTTCTAAACCGCAGTTTTTCCAGATGGACCATCTTACACGGAAGGTTCCCCTTTCTGAGCACCAATCCTACCATTAAACAGCCAGTTTCCCCAGTGGGAACTGAACAACACCATTTGATGCATACACatacattttggttttactgAATTCCTCTCTTTCTGTGCCTATAACCTTGTATAATTTTTATAGCTTCAGGAACTTGGACAGAGTTGGTATTTCCACCTCTGCCAGCACATTGCATTTCCTCCTGAAATGCAGAGTTCAGTGCAGAAGTTTCAGACTTGCATGTATATCCTTGCTGTCATCTTGTCTGTATTTGAGCTGCTGCTTTAGTTGAATGACAGCATCTTTGCCCACACAGTTCATGACTGGGCTCTGAAGAGATCCCAGCTCAGCtagagcagctggagcagccttGGGGAGGTGCTAGTTCAGCTCCTGACCCAGTACAGCTGCACGAGTACAGCACTCAAAGTACTAAAACTGTGGACATTCAGCCTGGGAACAGAATCCTGTAGCTGGGTTCATGAATCTTCATATCCCAGGCACTTGTTCATACCCCCTCTTTATCCTTAAAGCATCACAAAGACAAGAAAACCAGCACAGGGATCCCTGCTCTCCATCACAAGGAGCATGCGTGCTCTCACACCCAGCTGTCAAGAAACAGCAAAGTTGGACACTGGCCCAGAAGGGGAGGGGAGCCGGGGACTGAGCGTGACAGCAAGGTCGGCTGCGTGGGAAAGGGGAGGACAGCAGGGTGGCCTCCCTGCCAAAGGCACAGCCCAACAGTACCTgagcaaagcaagcagagatGTTTTGGTGACAGTGACCAGGTTCAGCTGAGAGTCAGATCGCCAGACAAGTCCATGGCGATGGGGTAAGTGGAAGGTGAAGCAGGCATGGTTGTGCTGGTCAGCCATCGACTGCACAACATCAAAGCTGTCCCTGAGCCCAAATGGGCAAACCCCCAGGAAGGGGGATGCCCTTGAGGCTGTAATACTGACAAGGCCCATGAAAAACCTTTACTTGTCTACCTGAAAAATCAGATTCCAGAGTATCTCGTTTATTCTTGACCTGGACAAGTCGAAAGGGAAAAGAGAcataattttattattgctttgcTGCCAAACTCGGAGTTCAAGTAATGTGGTCACTGTTACATACcgggtaatttttttaaagaatcattGTTGATAAATGAAGAACAATAGACAACATTTTAGTTGGAAGGAATTCTACTTGAATGTCAAACACTCATGTCAGACTACTTCCCtttctttgagaaaaacaaaagaatgctTCATTGTTAAGCATTGACCTGCTCCTACGGTTTATTGCCCAGATTAAGTACAACTCAATATTCTATCTCCAACATCCTTATTTCTGGTGCAGCTGGGATGTCACCTTTATTATGACAGGGAACGCAGCATGATTTGATGTCCATTTTCCACCAAGGTTTTCTTTGAGTTCAGATCTAATGTAGAGCAACCATGAAATTAAATCAATGTGTAGGTACTTGCCTTAAATACttaggagaaaaagaggaaggcCATCAActgctctctttcttttcacagataATGGAACTAAGCTTCATAACTGAGTGCcgttttctttataaataaatcaGCCATAGAAACCCCCAAGGTCACAGAGTTACTGAACAAAGAACTAGAAACAATGAGGCTTGTGTTCAAGCCCCATTCCTACTTCAGAAGGTGTGGTTTGCAATGGCAGGAGGGTgctcagggctgctggaggTTCAAAAAGCAGTGTGAGGAAatctaagaaataaaatgcaccTAAAGCTATTTAAAGAAAGGTGCCACTTCTGGCTCAGAACATCCATTGTAAAAGCAGCTGTTGTCATAATAAAGACAATAAATAGGACAACTAAGAGGTACAGTTGGCACTCGGACTGAGAACATCTCAGTCGTGGCCATAGGACACCTTCCACCTAACTTCAGAGAGTGACAGCGGGGTTACCCCTCTGAGATGAACAAATTATGCTTGAAGTCCTTATATTTAATGGGGTGATGGCAATTCCAAAGCACAATTCACCTCACCTGTTTTAGAAATCTACTTTAGGATGAGCTGAATCCCACCACAGGAATGCCTTTTCTCTCCATCAACATCAAAGGCATCAGCTCAGAGGTGTCTGTCCTAACCATAAGTACCTTTGGTCAGACAGATCCTAGCTATGGACAAAGAACTGTTAAGATCAACATCAGAACTAGGACCTTCTGAGTTTGGAAGTGGTTCAACAGTATCGGAAGCAGAGCACAAAATGTCAGCAGTGTTTTAGAAAGCACACAAAATAGACTTTTTTCCATGGTACCTGCAACCTCATCGTAGGTAAGCGTTTTCATGATGTTAGATCATATTCACCCTCTCTAACAACATTTGCTGGTGCTGGATCATCTTCTCAGCACAGATATCGCCCTAACTTGCAGCTCAGACGCTTTCAATCACACTGCTGCAACGTGGCaaatgagaacagaatttgGGACATCACTACACTGACAAGACATTTATTTCCTCTTGCTGTTTGAAATATCCAAGGACAGTGAACTTAACAGCATTGTCAGTAGGCCACAGCAGTCCTGCTCAGGCCCACAAGCATCCTTTGGTGcctgaaaacacacacaaaaccccattAAACACTTGAACAAAATTATGTGTATGAACACTTCTGTAGAGCAGATAGAAGTGTCTAAAAACAGATCTGCAGAGCGACTGCAGGACACAAAAAGCCAATATAAGTAGAAATATGCATTAATCTTTCTGAACAGagtcttggaaaagaaaaaatatctctaaaaGGATACAGAGACTAATTTCATTATCAAAATTTATGTATTTCCAccattattttgaataaaaccCTTATCATTCACTTACTTTCAAATAGGCATTTTACTCTCTCCTACTTTATTTCAGAACTTAGCAATTCATACATGGAAGCCTGTAACCCCAGAGtctattttcttcctaattaaAGAATCTTATTAGGACATGAAGAGTAGTTgctggattttcctttttaagtcCAGACCTGTCACTTCCTTGAAAAATAACTAGCAAATGAAAATGAGCAAGTCGTACAACAGTCCTGTAAAGCCTTCAcctaataaaaggaaaaatccactatttctctgtattttaaggGGTCATGTGTGCATGTTAATAGAAACCTCACATCTGAAGGATTTGTTTGTTGCTGTTCTACTAGCAGTGGGTTCTTAAAACAGAGATTTAACGCCAACAGCAGCGGAGATTGCTTGAGACTGCTTCTCTGTCTTACTGAGTTTTGCTCTTATCAGTTGCACAAAGCAGTCCAAGGCCTGACATTGCCTACGCAAGTGTCCctcatgctgcttttgaaaggGAGAGCAAAAGCTCCTGTGCCGTTCTGTGGTCTGCAACACAGCATCACCAAAACACTGCTGGCACCACTCCCTAGACTAAACACCACTGGCAGCGTCCgtgtgggcagcagctctgcccagtcACGTTTGGGCTGATCAAACAAAGCACTACCGCGACGGTCTCGGCAAAGTGAGATACTTCAGGGCAACGGTGCCGTTGCTGGAGTATTCATAGGCGCAACTAGCGAAACGTGCGCCCGCCAACGCCGGTGCCCAGGCAGAGCGGGAGGACCGGCCTAGGCCGACCGGGCCCCAAGGCCCGAGCCTAATCCCAGTGCCGGCCTCACCCGGGCAGGCCGCGAACCCCAGAGCAGCCCCGGGAGCGGGTGCCCCGAGCCTCCGGGGCAGGCCAGCGGTAACAGCGTGCCCCCGGGGCGGCAGGACCCTGCGGAGCAAAGACGCCGAGCTCCGGGCAGCTAGGCCGGGCCGGCGCCGTGAGGGCGGCCGGGCCCTGCCAGCGGCCCCGTCCCGCCCGGGCCCATGGcacggccgccccgccccgccgtcGCTAGGCCCCGCCGCCAAGGGAGGAAGTGTCGTAACGGCTGACAGGAAACTTGGCCGCGGGTTACGGCAGCGGCGGCCGCGCTTGGCGGCCGCTGGATGAGCGGAGAGTGGGAGCCGCGGCGCTGAGGAGACGCGGGGGTGAGtggccgcggcggcgggcggggaggccgcggcggcggcgggcgggcgggcggccggggcccgCAAGGGACTGGGGAAGGGTCCCGGTGGCGGCGGCAGGGGGAGCGGGACAGCAAGAAGAGGCGACGGCGGGGTGGCGAGGCGGGGCCCGGACACCGTCTCTGCCTTTGttcgcgccccccccccccggccccgacCGCGGCCCGTGAGGCCGTCGCCTGTCCCCCTCGTCCCCGTCTCGTCTGACACCCTCCTCCTCGGTGAGTTTTTGTCGGTCTCTCCCGTAGGATATGGCCGAGGTACCGCCGGGGCCTAGCAGCGTCCTGTCCCCGCAGGGGGACACGCTCTCCCCCTTCCccggaggaggagggggggctgcttcctcctcctcttccacctcctctgctgccgccgccgcctgcaTCGGTGCCCAGGACGAGGAggctgaagaggaggaggaagaggagggaccCACGGGCGGACGGGAGAAGCAGCAGCGAGGAGGAGGCAGCGACGGCGGCAAGGGGGGACCGCAGCAGCACcgcctccaccaccaccaccaccaccccccgcaCCACAACCACCAGCTCAACGGCCTCATCAGCCCCGAGCTGCGGCACCTGCGGGCTTCCCTCAAAAGCAAGATCCTCAGCTCggaggcaggggcagcccccgAGGGGCTGGAGAACAAGCGAGCCAGCAAAACAATGGGCtctggacagcagcagcagtcatcGCCCCTGACCACGGCACCGTGCTCATCCCCGCTTACCAACCACCTCCCTCCTCAGGGAAGGACTGcaccctctcctcctccttctcccccagcagcagcaggagaggacaggagccagcctgctgccacaACAACGACTGCTGCTAAGACTGCAGCCGGCAATGGACTGGAAGGAGAGACTGGcttggaggaggaagagcaggaggagggggatgaaggaggggaggaggaggagtccCCGCTGCTACTCTCCAGGTCCTTAGCAGCAGCTTGCAGTTTGAAAGGCTCGGGAACGGACTCTCAGCCCGAGGAGGACCTAACGATACGATACGTCCGATATGAGTCTGAGCTGCAGATGCCCGATATAATGAGACTGATCACCAAAGATCTGTCTGAACCCTACTCCATTTACACATATAGGTATTTTATCCACAACTGGCCACAACTTTGCTTTTTGGTAAGTGctggagggggcagggagggcaggaatTGGGGGTggttggggttgggggggagaCGATTAAAGGATTGACATCTGTGGGAACACTTCTAGTAATCTTTTGTGGATAAGGCCAAGCTTTTTTGGAAGTACCTGTCTTCCTAATGAAGTCCCCTTGTGACCTATACATGCAGAAGTAAAGCATGCGCTTGAAGTTTCTACATTTCTTACTATGTTTTAAGTGGTGGGGAAAGGGGTTGAGCACAGAGATAGGATCCAGGAATTCAAGGCTTCCAGTCTTCGTTTTGACATTGACTTTTGTGACCTTTGGTAGTTTGTTTTATCattctgtttcagtttctagatttgtatttaaaaaagaaaatacttattcCACTAGTGTCTTATGAGTGCTTAGTAATTCTTACACAATGGTTTTAGAACAGACTTCAGCATAGCTAGCATATAAACGTTAAATGATACATGAAGAGACACTGAAACGTTTTGTAGACTTCTTGATCTGTGAGCTTACTTTGAAAAAGACAAGTAAAACTGTATTGCTTCTTACAGATGTGATACCATATGCAGCATACAGAAATTCTCATGCTGCTTGATTGTCTTGCTGTACTAGTGTTGTATTTAGGTTTATATTCTTTCTGCTGCACTAGTGAAAAGAATGATTGGGTTGTCACCTTGTCTTTCTAAATGTTTAGCACTTCTTATGGAAGAGCTTCTGTCTCAGTTGAAAAGCATGCTTTTAGGATGATAGTCCATCCACAGGTATATGGAACTGAGTATAAGTTGGCCTGaggtgtgtatgtgtgtagtGGGAGCTCAGCTGTTTCTGATTTACTCATAGGAAAACTTAAATGTGCAAAACAGAACATTATGGGAGTGTATGGCACTTCCTTGCTAAGGTAAATGATGAAAACTTCTCTCCTGATGTTTTAATCAAAGCTGGACACCTCTCTGAAAGGTATGATTTAGCCAGAGCCAAGATACCCTTCAATTCAGGAGCATCTCTGTAAAATTTTAATAGGATATGAGTACAGGAGGTGAGGCTAATGGAATCCATCTGGCCTTAAACTTCCTGAATGTTCTTGATTTAGTCTGCTATAATTTATAGTGGGATTTATATGATTTATAGGAGGATTTTCAGAACTGTGCCTCTTAGAACCCTGAAGAGGGAATACAGCAAGATTATAGGAAGCTGAGCAAAGCATTACCTTCTGatatcaaaatatttgaaaacattgtTTGATGCACAGTCATGTTTGCCATTATAAGGATGCTGATCAGAGCAGAATGGTGTTTTTCAAGCACTGAGCTATGTGTGTGTGACTAGTGTAACtcatactgaaaataaatgcccATGAACTACAAATATCCATACTTTCAGCATCAAGTGTATCACTGGTAATGGCGAGGTAATGTTGGATACTATTAGATCACAATGCCTTTGCTTAGActttaaatctaaaaaaaaattttttcttagattttttcttaaatctaaaaaaaatctaaaaaaaatctaaaaatctaaaaacttttttttgtcagggagtaatgagaattttttttgaaaagagcAATGGCAAGTTGTTTGACAGAGCACTAAACCAGGTGATTTCTAATAAGTGCATTCAAAGAATAAGATATGacttaaggaaaagaaagtttcttAAGCTTATTTTGTAGTGGCAGCTTCCTTTTTAATAGCCTTGAAGAATCAACGCAACTTTACTTGAAGGctgtttatttgcctttttttttttttttttttgaaaggtgaAGGTAAAGTACATAAAACTGTAGAGAAGAATATGTGACTATGAATGTCTAAAGCTAGCAAATTGTTATCTACCTAATAATTTGAAGGCCTTGGACTATGTTGTGTCAAATTgcatgggggttttttgtgactggttttagtatttttaaggtTTGTTTTTTAGAGGCTGTCTTGAAGACTTTCTGTtctataaaatttaatttgttcctGCACTTAGTGGATTCCTGAACTACTGCTATCTAATAAgtctctttaaaatatttaccttcAGTCAGGGACTGCATATTCCAATTAGCAAGAGCAGTGTCAGGATGGTGAACAGAAGCATGGTGCCTAATCTCACAGAATCATTTGTCTTCAATACCTTGTGGCCTCACACCCTTCTGGTTTCAGGTTTTGATTGCTCTTGGGGAGAGGGGTTAGACTgtaatttaattgtatttgaaaGAATATCTGTAGTGGTTCAGTGTGTTCCTTTACTGAATTTTACtatcataattttttaaatcttccaaTGTCACCTGTCTTCATTGCACTGTCAAGggctcctttccctttctcaagGTGTGAGGGGAAAGTATTCAAACCATTTAAATTGAAGGTGGGATGTATATTTTCCATAAACAACCAGCAATTGTCCCTTGCTGATATTTATTCAGTAAACCATCTTAAACACCATAATTTTGCTATCTAGCATTCTGGATACCTGACAATGCAGAGCTATTTTCTGGGGTCATTATTGACATTATTCCTGATGATGATTATCTCATGGGTTTGAAACTGGCTGAGTTTTGGC
Encoded proteins:
- the NAA30 gene encoding N-alpha-acetyltransferase 30 isoform X2, producing the protein MAEVPPGPSSVLSPQGDTLSPFPGGGGGAASSSSSTSSAAAAACIGAQDEEAEEEEEEEGPTGGREKQQRGGGSDGGKGGPQQHRLHHHHHHPPHHNHQLNGLISPELRHLRASLKSKILSSEAGAAPEGLENKRASKTMGSGQQQQSSPLTTAPCSSPLTNHLPPQGRTAPSPPPSPPAAAGEDRSQPAATTTTAAKTAAGNGLEGETGLEEEEQEEGDEGGEEEESPLLLSRSLAAACSLKGSGTDSQPEEDLTIRYVRYESELQMPDIMRLITKDLSEPYSIYTYRYFIHNWPQLCFLVVLETEITNKSALKLYENLGFVRDKRLFRYYLNGVDALRLKLWLR
- the NAA30 gene encoding N-alpha-acetyltransferase 30 isoform X1, yielding MAEVPPGPSSVLSPQGDTLSPFPGGGGGAASSSSSTSSAAAAACIGAQDEEAEEEEEEEGPTGGREKQQRGGGSDGGKGGPQQHRLHHHHHHPPHHNHQLNGLISPELRHLRASLKSKILSSEAGAAPEGLENKRASKTMGSGQQQQSSPLTTAPCSSPLTNHLPPQGRTAPSPPPSPPAAAGEDRSQPAATTTTAAKTAAGNGLEGETGLEEEEQEEGDEGGEEEESPLLLSRSLAAACSLKGSGTDSQPEEDLTIRYVRYESELQMPDIMRLITKDLSEPYSIYTYRYFIHNWPQLCFLAMVGEECVGAIVCKLDMHKKMFRRGYIAMLAVDSKYRRKGIGTNLVKKAIYAMVEGDCDEVVLETEITNKSALKLYENLGFVRDKRLFRYYLNGVDALRLKLWLR